The nucleotide window GCCCTGCTGTGCTAAGCTATTCCAGGGTCATTCGTTCACCCCGCAATTCATTGCGGGGCGTCAACGCCCCCGAATTTATTCGGGGGTAGCAAGCTGGTTTTGGAACAAGCGCTGGTGCGGAGTCCCCGAAGTCTGTCGCAATGACAATTTCGTATGCGTATTTCAGTTACGGGCGCTAGAGGCCGCGGTACGTCCCCTCGCTACGGCGGGCCACGCGAACGACGGTGACCTCCTGCTCGGAGTCGTTGATGGCGTAGATGACGCGGTAGCGTCCGGCGCGGATGCGCCAGAGGTCGGCGCTTGCCAGCTTCAAGGCTCCCGGCGGACGGGGGTCCTCCCCGAGCCCAACCATCCTCCGCCAGACCGTTGAATAGACCCCGTCCGGCAATTCTTCAAGCTGCTTTTGAGCGGCTTTACGCAGTTTGACGCTGTATTGCACGCCGCGCCATTCTTTCCCTATGGAACTGCTCCAGAGTCACGGTGCCTTCAGCGTCCGCCAGCGCCTTCGTTCCCTCCCGTATGTCCTCCTTGTCCTCCATGATCTCCATCGCCGCGTCGCGCAGCAGCCTCGCCATGGACGTCCGCCGCTCGAAGGCGATGCTCCGCAGCCGCTCGTGCTGCTCCGGCGTCAGAAAGATCGTCGTGCGTTTCAGCGTTGTCGTCATGAAAGTCACCTCCACGAGCACTATGACATACATATGCTTATGTGTCAATATGTTCTCGCGGAAGCGCCGATTGGCGGAGAGGCCATGCCGGTTGGCGTGTGGGCGTCCCTCGGAGTCGCCGCTGGCCCGTCCGCCATCGGCGGCGCGGGAGTCCCGCTTCTACACTTCGGCGATTGCATGAGTGATGTCGAGAAATATGCCCGGCCCAGCTATTGACAATAGGGCAATCGGGTGCTACCATTGAAATTTGCCAAATGATGACCTCTCCGAGCTGCCATCCGTTTTCCCCATTCTGGCTGCGCTTGCGTCGGTAGGCGCCGGGCCGCGCGTTGCGGCCCACCTGTCACTTTGAGGAGCGTGGACTCATGACGACGATTGTCCCCGTACCGCGCAATGGCCTTCGCCTCCAGGAGAAGAGCTATGCGCACATCCCGGAGGTCCTGCCTATCCCCAGCCTGATCGAGACGCAGATAAACTCCTTCGAGTGGTTCAAGCGCGAAGGGCTGCGTGAGCTTCTCGACGAAATCTCGCCGGTCCAGGACTTCACCGGCGGGCGCTTCGAGCTGCACTTCGAGGGCTACGAATTCGGGTCGCCCAAGTACACCGAGGCGGAATGCCGGGAGCAGGACATGACCTACGCCGCTCCCCTGTCGGTGCAGGTCAAACTCGTGAAGAAGCACACGGGGGAAGTGGCCGAGCAGCGCCTCTACTTCGGCGACATCCCCATGATGAACAGCAAAGGCACGTTCATCATCAACGGCGCCGAGCGGGTCGTGGTCAGCCAGTTGGTCCGCTCGCCTGGCGTTTACTTCACCCTGGAGGAGGACGTCGCCACCGGGCGCAACCTGTGCTCCGCCAAGGTCATCCCCAATCGAGGCGCCTGGCTGGAGTTCGAGACCTCCAACAAGGACATCATGTCGGTCAAGGTGGACCGCAAGCGCAAGATCTACGTGACCACGCTCCTGCGCGCCATGGGCTTCGGCACGGACGAGAAAATACTGGACCTCTTCAAGAAGGTGGACGACAACCCGGAG belongs to Dehalococcoidia bacterium and includes:
- a CDS encoding type II toxin-antitoxin system RelE/ParE family toxin, which translates into the protein MQYSVKLRKAAQKQLEELPDGVYSTVWRRMVGLGEDPRPPGALKLASADLWRIRAGRYRVIYAINDSEQEVTVVRVARRSEGTYRGL